The Gemmatimonadota bacterium genome segment AGGTCCTCAGGCTCCCCGAGGGAACTGCACGGGACCCCCTTCGCGTTGCGCCGATTCAAGCCCCGCAAGACGGAGCCAGGTCCGATCTCGAGGAAGCGATCCGTCCCCGCTTCGACCATCGCCGCCACCGAGGCGCTCCACCGCACCGGCGACGTGAGCTGCTCGACCAGCAGCTTCCGTGCCTCGGAGCCGCTCGTGACCGGCCTCGCTGTGACGTTTGAGAACACTGGGTATGCCGGGTCCTGAAAGTCGATCGACTCGAGCTTGTCTCTCAGGCCGTCCGCGGCGGGCTCCATGAGCGAAGAGTGGAACGCCCCTGACACCTTCAAGAGTACGACCCTCGTCGCACCCGCCGCCTGCGCGCGCTCCATCCCCTGCTTCACGCCGGCAATGTCACCGCTGATGACAACCTGACCGCTCGCATTGAAGTTGGCAGGCACGCAAACACCGACATCGACCTCCGCACACAGCGCCTCGATCTCGTCGTCACTCAGGCCGAGCACCGCAGCCATGGTTCCCGGCCGTTCCTGGTCCGCTCGGAACATCAGCTCGCCTCTGAGATGAACCGCCGCCAGCGCGTCTTCGTAGCTGAGGGTACCTGCCGCCACATGCGCGCTGAACTCGCCCAACGAGTGCCCGGCAGCGAAAGCCACTGGACCGAGCTCGTCTTCGACGACCCGCAGCACGGCCACCGAGTGGGCGAGGATGGCCGGTTGTGCGTTCTTGGTGGCCGTGAGCTCGTCCTCCGGGCCCTCCGTCATGAAACCCGAAAGTGGGAACCCCAGCACCTCGTCTGCCGTGGCAAACACGGCGGCGGCCCTGGCATCTGAAATGGCGAGGGCACGGCCCATACCAACGGCCTGTGACCCCTGCCCGGGAAAGATCAGCGCGAGTGACACGTTCGCCTCTTTCTGCTACCAACGGAGCGCCATCGCGCCCCATGTGAAGCCCGCGCCAAAGGCGGCGAGGAGCACGTTGGAGCCCGGTCCGATGAGCCCCTGCTCCAGAGCTTCATCGATCGCGATGGGGACCGTCGCGGAGCTCATGTTCCCGTATCGGTCGACGTTGACGTACACCCGGTCCATCGAGATGCCAGCGTGCTTGGCGGTCGACTCGATGATCCTCATGTTCGCCTGGTGCGGGATGAGAAGATCGACGTCGTCTGGAGTCAGGCCCGCGGTTTGCAGCGCGTGATCGCACGCTTCAGCCATGTTGCGAACGGCGTGCTTGAAGACCTCCCGGCCCTTCATGCGGACGAGGTGGGTCTTGTCGTCGAGGACCGCTTGACTCATCGGGTGCAAAGCTCCACCGGCCGGTCGATACAAGAGCTCGCCGAGATTCCCGTCCGACCGGAGGTGGCTCGACAGGATTCCACGCCCCGATTCGTTGGCGGGGCGAACGACGGCCGCTCCGCCGCCGTCGCCGAAGAGCACGCAGGTGGAGCGGTCCTCCCAATCGACGATCGAGCTCATCTTCTCAGCGGAGATGACGAGAGCCACTTCCCCTCGACCAGCCGTCAGGTACCCCTCTGCCAGGGTCAGACCGTAGATGAAGCCGCTGCAGGCCGCCCCTATATCGAAGGCCACGGCGTTGCTACACCCGAGCTTGGCCTGGATGTCACACGCGGTCGACGGCAGTAACCGGTCCGGCGTCGCTGTGGCTACGATGAGGACGTCGATCTCGCCCGGCTCGACGCCGGCGCTTCGCATCGCATTCCTCGCAGCGCCGGTTCCTAGATCGGCGGCACCCATGTCGTCCGGCGCGATGCGACGCTCCCGGATCCCGGTGCGAGTACGTATCCACTCGTCCGTGGTATCGAGCGTCTTGGCGAGGTCCTCGTTGGTCACGACGTTGTCGGGAAGGAACCGGCCGGTGCCCGCGATCTCGACCAGCGGTTTCGGCTTTCTCATGACGCCTCCCTCGAGGAGGGTCCGAGCGCCAATGCGACCTCCTGGGCACTGTGCCTGACCATGTCTGAGCGAACCGCCTTTGCGGCTAGTGCGAGCGCGTTACGGATGGCCTTCGGAGGTGACTCGCCGTGGCAGATCACCGAGACGCCCCCGACACCCAGGAGGGGTGCTCCCCCCGTCTCCGCGTAGTCGAGAACCCGGAAAGCGTGATCGAGGTCCAGGCCGTCGTCAGCTTTCCCTACCCGCTCCGCCTCGACTAGACCGATGATGAACTCCGCGACCGACTCATAGAATTTCAAGAGTACGTTCCCCACGAAACCGTCACACACTACCACGTCGCAGACGTCCTTGATAATGTCCCGCCCCTCGACGTTGCCCACGAAGTTGAGCCCCGTCTCTCGCCTCAAGAGTCTATAGGTCCCAGACGTGAGCTCATCACCCTTGCCCGGCTCTTCCCCGATGTTCAGCAGCGCG includes the following:
- a CDS encoding ketoacyl-ACP synthase III, yielding MRKPKPLVEIAGTGRFLPDNVVTNEDLAKTLDTTDEWIRTRTGIRERRIAPDDMGAADLGTGAARNAMRSAGVEPGEIDVLIVATATPDRLLPSTACDIQAKLGCSNAVAFDIGAACSGFIYGLTLAEGYLTAGRGEVALVISAEKMSSIVDWEDRSTCVLFGDGGGAAVVRPANESGRGILSSHLRSDGNLGELLYRPAGGALHPMSQAVLDDKTHLVRMKGREVFKHAVRNMAEACDHALQTAGLTPDDVDLLIPHQANMRIIESTAKHAGISMDRVYVNVDRYGNMSSATVPIAIDEALEQGLIGPGSNVLLAAFGAGFTWGAMALRW
- the fabD gene encoding ACP S-malonyltransferase encodes the protein MSLALIFPGQGSQAVGMGRALAISDARAAAVFATADEVLGFPLSGFMTEGPEDELTATKNAQPAILAHSVAVLRVVEDELGPVAFAAGHSLGEFSAHVAAGTLSYEDALAAVHLRGELMFRADQERPGTMAAVLGLSDDEIEALCAEVDVGVCVPANFNASGQVVISGDIAGVKQGMERAQAAGATRVVLLKVSGAFHSSLMEPAADGLRDKLESIDFQDPAYPVFSNVTARPVTSGSEARKLLVEQLTSPVRWSASVAAMVEAGTDRFLEIGPGSVLRGLNRRNAKGVPCSSLGEPEDLAARWRAPEGASQREALTR